CCGCCGACGTCGACGAGGTCCCACTCGACGGCCTTGGCTTGAACCATGGCCTTGATCTTGGCCGTCTCGGTCGGTGATGTGTTGATCACCTCGATGCCCTTGAGCTGGCCGAAAGGATCGATGAACGCCGCCTTTTCGGCATTCGACAGGGCGCCGCCCCAGGAGGTGAAGGTGAAGGGCCGGCCGGCAGCATTGGCCAGTCGCGGAAGACCCGTCGCGCCGGCCAGCAAGCCGCCCGCTGCCGTCAGAAGGAAAGTACGCCTATGCATCAGCTTTCTCCGTTTTGGTGGGTTTGGGTGGGGAATGAGGGACGGCGCGGACATTGCCCGGTTTCCACGACACATGGACCTTGGCGCCGGCCTGCAATGTCCGGTCGGTGATCTGCCGGGCGGCGAGCGTCTGGCCGCTCTCCAGCCTCAGGGTGAGCTGGGTGAGTTCGCCGAGATAGATCACCTCGACGATCTCGGCGACGACGCCGTCGCCGCCCTGGCCAAGTTCGACATGTTCCGGCCGGATCAGCAGCCGCGCCGGTTCGCCGGGCGCTGTGCCGGGTGCCGCGTCGACGGCAATCGTCCTGCTGAAGGCCTCGACATCGACCGAGGCCTGGCCGCCGGATGTCGAGAGAACGCGCACCGGCAACAGATTGGACTCGCCGATGAAGCCGGCTACGAAGGCGTTGACGGGGCGATCATAGAGATCATCGACCGTTCCCAGCTGCTGGATGCGGCCGCTGTCCATCACCGCGATACGGTCGGACAGCACCAGCGCCTCCTCCTGGTCGTGGGTGACATAGATGGTGGTGCGGCCAAGGCGCTGGTGAAGCCGGCGCAGTTCAAGCTGCACCGAGCGGCGAAGCTGCTTGTCGAGCGCGCCGAGCGGCTCGTCCATCAGCAACACGTCGGGTTCGATGACCAGCGCGCGGGCCAAAGCCACGCGCTGCTGCTGTCCGCCCGACAATTGCTGGATCGGCCGGTCGGCGAAGCCGTCGAGCCGCATCAGCGCCAGGATCTCGTCGACCTTTCGGGCAATGTCGGGCTTCGATAGCCGGCGTACGGTCAGGCCATAAGCGACGTTCTCGCCGACGCTCATGTGCGGAAACAGCGCGTAGTTCTGGAACACCATGCCGATGTTGCGGTGGCGGGCGGGCGTGTGCGTCACGTCGCGATCGCCGATGCGGATTTCGCCTGCCGTCGGTTCGATATAGCCGGCGGTCAAATTGAGCAGCGTGGTCTTGCCCGAACCCGAGGGGCCAAGCAGCGTCAGGAACTCGCCGGCATTCACGTCGAGGTTGGTGGGCTCGAGTGCCTTGAAGCTTCCATAGTTCTTCGACAGGCCGGCAAGCCGCAGCGGCAGTCCTGATTGGGTCCCCGGTTTGATCATCGTGTATGGCCTCCGGCTTTGCTGCTGGCAATCTGCGCCAGGGCGAACAGCACGATCGCAAGCGCGATCATCACGGTCGCGGCGACGGCAATGACCGGGGTGAATTCCAGCCGGATCGATTCCCAGATCTTCACCGGCAGGGTTTTCGAGGAATAGCCGGCCATGAACACGGCGACGATCACCTCGTCGAACGAGGTGATGAAGGAGAAGATGGCGCCGCCGACAATGCCGGGCACGATGTTGGGCAAGGTGACGGTGCGAAAGATCGTCCATGGTCCGGCGCCGAGGCCGGCGGCCGCCTTCAGCCAGTTGCCGTCGACGGCCCGCAAGGCGATGCCGACATTGATGACCACGAAAGGCAGCGCCAGCAGCGCATGGCCAAGGCTCATCCCGAGGATGGTGCCGCTCAGGCCGACATCAAGCGCACTACGGTAGAGTGCCACGGCGGTGACGATGACCGGCACGATCATCGGCGCCAGGAACAGCCCGGTGACGAGCGTGCGCAGGCGGCCATCGATGCGGCGCAGGCCGATTGCCGCCAGCGTTCCGATGACCACGGCGATCACCGTCGCCAGCGTCGCGACCTCGACGCTGTTGAACAGGGAGCTGCGCCACTCCGGATCGGCGAGGAAACGCTCGTACCAGATGTCGGACCAGGCGCGCGGCGGCA
The nucleotide sequence above comes from Mesorhizobium shangrilense. Encoded proteins:
- a CDS encoding ABC transporter ATP-binding protein — encoded protein: MIKPGTQSGLPLRLAGLSKNYGSFKALEPTNLDVNAGEFLTLLGPSGSGKTTLLNLTAGYIEPTAGEIRIGDRDVTHTPARHRNIGMVFQNYALFPHMSVGENVAYGLTVRRLSKPDIARKVDEILALMRLDGFADRPIQQLSGGQQQRVALARALVIEPDVLLMDEPLGALDKQLRRSVQLELRRLHQRLGRTTIYVTHDQEEALVLSDRIAVMDSGRIQQLGTVDDLYDRPVNAFVAGFIGESNLLPVRVLSTSGGQASVDVEAFSRTIAVDAAPGTAPGEPARLLIRPEHVELGQGGDGVVAEIVEVIYLGELTQLTLRLESGQTLAARQITDRTLQAGAKVHVSWKPGNVRAVPHSPPKPTKTEKADA
- a CDS encoding ABC transporter permease, whose protein sequence is MNRLPLFLRMAANAGASLVLAFLVLPILAVVPASFNKASFIYLPPRAWSDIWYERFLADPEWRSSLFNSVEVATLATVIAVVIGTLAAIGLRRIDGRLRTLVTGLFLAPMIVPVIVTAVALYRSALDVGLSGTILGMSLGHALLALPFVVINVGIALRAVDGNWLKAAAGLGAGPWTIFRTVTLPNIVPGIVGGAIFSFITSFDEVIVAVFMAGYSSKTLPVKIWESIRLEFTPVIAVAATVMIALAIVLFALAQIASSKAGGHTR